In Dioscorea cayenensis subsp. rotundata cultivar TDr96_F1 chromosome 9, TDr96_F1_v2_PseudoChromosome.rev07_lg8_w22 25.fasta, whole genome shotgun sequence, a genomic segment contains:
- the LOC120268596 gene encoding uncharacterized protein LOC120268596 encodes MVVSDSATNSAPNNATGCNTGVGARMSNTCNSNPSVPLGSNRSAPTLNVAPHCSVPSSSADSNHNEQEAEQNNSTRLENVPAVNEAENLNAAKKRGRTTLKELWSLPPEERIVVSANHLGQPIGAEAQLLAGFLGMLARTGQQIGLHYESWHKLRFALGISKEYVLKSLGKKWRDYKHDLKKRHFKREDGLQANKDKHPNATIRWQWDQLVDFWYSSKGEDSERLGVASRKQQKYTHTSGSKSFARKEKEMEVNSGRKVGRLEFFKATHTKKDGSHMNVETEQIMETANEKLAECETVDENMQMVETEILTELIGKERCG; translated from the exons ATGGTTGTGTCTGATTCTGCTACAAATAGTGCTCCTAATAATGCTACTGGGTGTAACACTGGTGTGGGTGCTAGAATGAGCAACACTTGTAACTCCAATCCATCAGTCCCTCTTGGTTCTAATAGATCCGCTCCAACACTTAATGTTGCTCCTCACTGTTCAGTTCCATCATCTTCAGCTGATTCAAATCATAATGAACAAGAGGCAGAACAAAACAATAGTACCAGATTAGAGAACGTTCCCGCAGTTAATGAAGCAGAAAATTTAAATGCAG CAAAAAAAAGAGGCCGAACAACTTTGAAGGAGTTGTGGTCATTACCACCAGAAGAGAGGATTGTGGTGAGTGCAAATCATTTGGGACAACCAATTGGGGCCGAAGCACAATTATTAGCAGGATTTCTCGGCATGCTTGCTCGAACTGGTCAACAAATTGGGCTCCATtatgagagttggcataaa TTACGATTTGCTCTTGGAATTTCGAAAGAGTATGTGCTAAAGTCTTTGgggaagaaatggagagattacaaGCATGATTTGAAAAAGCGTCATTTCAAACGAGAAGATGGTTTGCAAGCAAACAAAGATAAACATCCAAATGCAACCATTCGATGGCAATGGGACCAATTAgtcgatttttggtattcaagtaaaggagag GATTCAGAAAGGCTTGGGGTTGCTagcagaaaacaacaaaaatatactcatACCTCTGGATCGAAGAGCTTTgcaagaaaggaaaaggaaatg gAGGTTAACAGTGGAAGAAAAGTAGGACGCcttgaattttttaaagcaactcATACCAAAAAGGATGGTTCTCACATGAACGTGGAAACTGAACAAATTAtg gaGACGGCAAATGAAAAGTTAGCTGAATGTGAAACAGTAGATGAGAATATGCAGATGGTTGAAACTGAAATTCTGACAGAACTTATTGGAAAAGAACGATGTGGGTGA